A region from the Melioribacteraceae bacterium 4301-Me genome encodes:
- a CDS encoding efflux RND transporter periplasmic adaptor subunit — translation MKNVRIILIIFLSLLVYTNCSKKENVQNKNSSEVIPVDVTVVKKSTIQRDIELIGTLAAWKEANLGAQATGRIEKIYVDEGSRVKEGDLLFEMDDTQLAQAKIQYQLAKDNYERLKPLFETGSISQSQFDQVKAAYETAQKTYNLLLTNTQFRAPFSGVITAKKLNDGEVFLLAPGGVGAPTIVSLMQINPLKLLLNVSETNLRDIKMNQTVEVSSEVYPNEIFKGYITKINPAINPASRTFEVEVKIPNSEERLHPGMFVSAKILIGTTEGIIIQRSAALKQLGSSAYYGFIVKNNIAKRVELTLGKEFDSLVEITKGLNEGDYLVTRGQGLLKDGSKVEIKSKAE, via the coding sequence ATGTGAGAATAATACTAATAATATTTCTTTCTTTACTTGTCTATACAAACTGCTCAAAAAAAGAAAATGTTCAAAATAAAAATAGCAGTGAAGTAATACCTGTTGACGTTACAGTAGTAAAAAAATCAACAATTCAAAGAGATATTGAGCTAATTGGTACGCTTGCTGCTTGGAAAGAAGCAAATTTAGGTGCACAAGCAACAGGCAGAATAGAAAAAATTTATGTGGATGAGGGTTCTAGAGTGAAAGAAGGTGATTTACTTTTTGAAATGGATGATACTCAACTCGCTCAGGCAAAAATTCAGTATCAGCTTGCAAAGGATAATTATGAGAGATTAAAACCACTTTTTGAAACTGGTTCAATCTCACAATCGCAATTTGACCAAGTAAAGGCTGCATACGAAACAGCACAAAAAACTTATAACCTGCTTTTAACAAATACTCAGTTCCGAGCACCATTTAGTGGTGTTATAACAGCAAAAAAACTAAATGATGGTGAAGTTTTTTTGTTGGCACCCGGTGGAGTTGGAGCACCAACTATTGTCTCATTAATGCAAATCAATCCGTTAAAACTTTTGCTTAATGTAAGCGAAACCAATTTAAGAGATATAAAAATGAATCAAACCGTTGAGGTATCTTCAGAAGTTTATCCTAATGAAATATTTAAAGGATATATTACAAAAATTAATCCGGCAATTAATCCCGCTTCAAGAACCTTTGAAGTTGAAGTTAAAATTCCCAATTCGGAAGAAAGGCTGCATCCAGGAATGTTTGTCAGTGCAAAAATATTAATTGGAACAACTGAAGGTATTATCATACAACGTTCTGCTGCGCTTAAACAGTTGGGTTCTTCTGCTTACTATGGATTTATTGTTAAAAATAATATTGCTAAAAGAGTTGAACTTACCTTAGGAAAAGAATTTGATTCATTAGTTGAAATAACCAAAGGCTTAAATGAGGGTGATTACCTTGTTACAAGAGGACAAGGTTTGCTTAAAGATGGAAGTAAAGTAGAAATTAAAAGCAAAGCAGAATAA